A window of Littorina saxatilis isolate snail1 linkage group LG7, US_GU_Lsax_2.0, whole genome shotgun sequence contains these coding sequences:
- the LOC138970277 gene encoding uncharacterized protein: MKVIIFALLALVTSLCVTSAVAGGDDVTRNVSLTMQFVVSIKATWEDCQATVSTPFLHSDRDYNDSAVITVGQCDQAPLTFYVTSGSQDGYSKMDVTVTFYTHQISAMPPQCVIPWNGTYVPPTTLDPSQPPLPGCWTSDSQEGWHPMEFWFWILDWNFL, translated from the exons ATGAAGGTCATCATATTCGCACTCCTGGCCTTGGTGACGTCATTGTGTGTGACAAGTGCAGTGGCCGGTGGTGATGACGTCACACGCAACGTGTCATTGACCATGCAGTTTGTGGTGTCCATTAAAGCCACATGGGA AGACTGCCAAGCCACGGTGTCCACCCCCTTCCTGCACAGTGACCGAGACTACAACGACTCGGCGGTCATCACGGTGGGTCAGTGTGACCAGGCCCCTCTCACCTTCTACGTCACTTCCGGCAGTCAGGACGGCTACAGCAAAATG GATGTGACGGTGACTTTCTACACGCATCAGATCTCCGCCATGCCCCCACAGTGCGTCATCCCCTGGAACGGGACTTACGTGCCCCCCACCACCCTGGACCCCTCCCAGCCCCCCCTCCCCGGCTGTTGGACCAGCGACTCGCAGGAAGGCTGGCACCCCATGGAGTTCTGGTTCTGGATCCTCGACTGGAACTTTCTGTAA